In a single window of the Nocardioides massiliensis genome:
- a CDS encoding bifunctional DNA primase/polymerase, producing MAHSTLHATRTPRWSPALVADLEQAASPASAAALLASAGVPVFPCVPLQKNPLTEHGFHDGSAEPTTVAEWWHRWPDANVAMPTGFASGVDVVDIDVHASGSGFDALEQARSVGLLGTPAWVVSTPAGGLHACFLRAGSDEQRSWQVPGRHVDFRGDGGYVVLPPSTVLQPDGEARPYQVVNVATRQPDSVDATALRHFLEPPRPTRPPAELPRAGARPDRLAAWVATLSEGERNRGLFWASCRMAETGERFDVTAAALGNAAQSAGLTEREAMTTIRSAYRIATCLEPAPARGGRLGPSRATEGVRL from the coding sequence ATGGCCCACTCGACACTCCACGCCACCAGGACCCCTCGCTGGTCGCCGGCGCTGGTCGCTGACCTGGAGCAGGCGGCGTCGCCCGCGAGCGCCGCGGCGTTGCTTGCGTCGGCGGGCGTGCCGGTGTTTCCGTGCGTTCCGCTGCAGAAGAATCCGCTCACCGAGCATGGGTTCCACGACGGCTCGGCCGAGCCGACCACCGTCGCGGAGTGGTGGCACCGATGGCCGGACGCGAACGTGGCCATGCCGACCGGGTTCGCCTCGGGTGTCGACGTCGTGGACATCGACGTACATGCATCGGGCAGTGGTTTCGACGCGCTGGAGCAGGCCCGGTCGGTTGGCCTCTTGGGCACGCCTGCGTGGGTGGTCTCGACTCCGGCGGGCGGGCTGCACGCGTGCTTCCTGCGGGCGGGTTCGGATGAGCAGCGTTCGTGGCAGGTCCCCGGGCGGCACGTCGACTTCCGAGGCGACGGCGGGTACGTGGTGCTACCGCCGTCGACTGTCCTCCAGCCCGATGGCGAGGCTCGCCCCTACCAGGTCGTCAACGTCGCGACTCGACAGCCCGACTCGGTCGACGCGACCGCGCTCCGTCACTTCTTGGAGCCACCTCGCCCGACCCGGCCCCCGGCTGAGCTGCCGAGGGCCGGGGCACGGCCGGACCGACTCGCTGCCTGGGTGGCCACCCTCAGCGAGGGAGAGCGAAACCGGGGGCTCTTCTGGGCCTCGTGCCGCATGGCTGAGACCGGCGAACGTTTCGACGTCACCGCGGCCGCGCTGGGCAACGCGGCGCAGTCGGCTGGTCTCACCGAGCGCGAGGCGATGACCACGATCCGCTCGGCCTACCGCATCGCCACCTGCCTGGAACCTGCTCCGGCGCGGGGTGGACGCCTGGGCCCTTCCCGGGCGACTGAGGGGGTTCGCCTTTGA
- a CDS encoding LysM peptidoglycan-binding domain-containing protein, with protein sequence MNRTHARARGLVAAVLIAAVLAGVPVLLITLAATPWTVDLSELQLSLLSPDDGSVALLIVGATAWIAWAVMAFCLVTEIVAAARGVRAPQLRGLGAGQQLASQLVASAAMLFAVAQPLSITLTTPPAQAHEVTDVQLAAAPAAHDELVAEGVPEPRLPVEAVLATESYTTRAHDSLWKIAETQLGDGTRFTEIVELNPDLFPSGPKFLTAGTVLQLPANEPAAAGEPDDAPYVVAPGDTLWDIADEELGDSTRYDEIFEASNDIVQPDGRTLTDPDLIYPGWELEIPDEAPPVAVDPEEPVPEHPSPETPHETAPATPRSATPTPPAIDLEVSADLSAEEQSVDVDQDSGSPAWLLPGLTGAGTLLAGSLFLVLRAHRRTQLRYRNPGEVLEAPPQELINVEKSARLSASTVPRLQDLDRLLRCLADGLELTRQPLPRLQSIELADRSVTLHLAEHAPAPPGWTGTDTWAFQFDETLPDPASPAPWPLLCTIGSTDVGHLVLVNLEELGTIALTGDPEASAALARSMAAELALSPWGVLADIDTVGVARELADLDPVRHHHHEPDDRGFLDRLATDLASRGDNEPEMFHAVITTDADAAEPVIRVIADATSRLGATVVTAGDPPETEAVTFRMTGHGRLHIADLGLDLTAAGLTSEEAAATAAIVAVARDAAPAPPPVHHTNKPPETDISPLQETADSSDPTLDDDVAAWFDSDSRVPKLHLLGPVRATAHGNPSAVARRKPHYVELLAYLALHPEGVSSRQVAEAFSMSKDRVRIDIGVVRKWLGDNPRTGRPYLPPAAQTRAAGEAGVWTYQVDDVLVDADLFRRLRARGQARGDESQEDFDTALRLVEGPPFSDLRETGWSWLLDAESRDDEILACAIVDVAHDVVTDALREEDLDRAAEAVKTATLASPYDEIARVDRAAVLVAQGHEDAARKFLASAVHNRSDDHMAPIEVPRSTAARIPNPGRRGR encoded by the coding sequence ATGAACCGCACCCACGCCCGTGCCCGAGGCCTTGTTGCGGCCGTGTTGATCGCCGCGGTGCTCGCCGGCGTTCCGGTCCTCCTGATCACCCTCGCCGCGACACCGTGGACCGTCGACCTGTCCGAGCTGCAACTCAGCCTCCTGAGCCCCGACGACGGCAGCGTCGCCCTGCTCATCGTCGGCGCCACAGCCTGGATCGCGTGGGCCGTGATGGCCTTCTGCTTGGTCACCGAGATCGTCGCTGCCGCCCGCGGCGTGCGAGCACCACAACTGCGCGGCCTCGGAGCAGGACAGCAGCTGGCCTCCCAGCTGGTCGCCTCGGCAGCGATGCTGTTTGCCGTCGCCCAGCCGCTCAGCATCACCCTGACCACCCCACCCGCCCAGGCTCACGAAGTCACCGACGTTCAGCTTGCTGCTGCGCCGGCCGCCCATGATGAACTCGTTGCTGAAGGGGTTCCCGAGCCACGTCTCCCCGTCGAGGCGGTTCTTGCGACCGAGTCGTACACCACCCGCGCCCACGACAGCCTCTGGAAGATCGCCGAAACCCAACTCGGCGATGGCACCCGGTTCACCGAGATCGTCGAACTCAACCCCGACCTATTTCCCAGCGGGCCGAAGTTCCTCACCGCCGGCACAGTGCTCCAACTCCCAGCGAACGAACCTGCCGCGGCCGGCGAACCCGACGACGCTCCCTACGTGGTAGCACCCGGTGACACGTTGTGGGACATCGCCGACGAGGAGCTCGGCGACTCCACTCGCTACGACGAGATCTTCGAAGCATCCAACGACATCGTCCAACCCGATGGCCGCACCCTGACCGATCCAGACCTGATCTACCCAGGCTGGGAACTCGAGATCCCCGACGAAGCACCACCAGTCGCCGTGGATCCAGAGGAGCCAGTTCCCGAGCACCCGAGCCCAGAGACTCCGCACGAGACCGCTCCCGCAACACCCCGGTCAGCCACACCCACTCCCCCGGCCATCGACCTCGAAGTATCCGCCGACCTCTCGGCGGAGGAACAGTCCGTCGATGTCGACCAAGACTCCGGCTCCCCTGCCTGGCTGCTGCCCGGACTCACCGGCGCCGGAACCCTGCTCGCCGGGTCGCTCTTCCTCGTCCTCCGCGCTCATCGCCGCACCCAACTGCGTTACCGAAACCCCGGCGAAGTGCTCGAGGCGCCTCCTCAGGAATTGATCAACGTAGAGAAGAGCGCACGCCTTTCCGCCAGCACGGTCCCGCGCCTCCAGGACCTCGACCGACTGCTCCGATGCCTCGCCGACGGACTGGAACTGACTCGCCAACCTCTGCCCCGTCTCCAGAGCATCGAACTTGCCGACCGGTCCGTCACCCTCCATCTCGCCGAGCACGCCCCGGCCCCACCCGGATGGACCGGCACGGACACCTGGGCCTTCCAGTTCGATGAAACACTCCCCGACCCCGCGAGCCCCGCACCCTGGCCGCTGCTGTGCACCATCGGCAGCACCGACGTCGGGCATCTGGTGCTGGTCAACCTGGAGGAACTCGGCACCATTGCCCTCACCGGGGACCCGGAAGCATCAGCGGCGCTCGCGCGATCGATGGCAGCCGAACTCGCCCTCAGTCCGTGGGGCGTGCTCGCCGACATCGACACCGTTGGGGTCGCCCGCGAACTCGCCGACCTCGACCCGGTGCGGCACCACCACCACGAACCCGACGACCGTGGCTTCCTCGATCGGCTCGCGACCGATCTCGCCAGCCGAGGCGACAACGAACCCGAAATGTTCCATGCCGTCATCACGACCGACGCCGATGCTGCGGAACCCGTCATCCGGGTCATCGCAGACGCCACCTCACGACTCGGCGCCACAGTCGTGACCGCGGGCGACCCGCCCGAGACCGAGGCGGTGACCTTCCGCATGACTGGTCACGGTCGACTGCACATCGCCGATCTCGGCCTCGACCTCACCGCCGCTGGCCTCACATCCGAAGAAGCAGCCGCGACCGCAGCCATCGTCGCCGTCGCTCGCGACGCCGCGCCGGCACCCCCTCCGGTGCATCACACCAACAAGCCGCCCGAAACCGACATCTCCCCGCTGCAGGAGACTGCAGATTCTTCCGATCCCACGCTCGATGACGACGTCGCTGCTTGGTTCGACTCCGACAGCCGAGTGCCCAAACTGCATCTGCTGGGGCCGGTGCGGGCGACCGCGCACGGCAACCCGTCGGCGGTGGCACGACGCAAGCCGCACTACGTCGAGTTGCTCGCCTACTTGGCGCTGCACCCCGAAGGCGTGTCGTCCCGACAGGTCGCGGAAGCATTCTCGATGAGCAAGGACAGGGTCCGCATCGACATCGGCGTGGTGCGCAAGTGGCTCGGTGACAATCCGCGCACCGGCCGTCCGTACCTGCCGCCCGCGGCACAGACTCGCGCCGCTGGCGAAGCGGGCGTGTGGACGTACCAAGTCGATGATGTGCTCGTCGACGCCGACCTCTTTCGGCGCCTCCGAGCACGCGGCCAGGCCCGCGGCGACGAGAGCCAAGAGGACTTCGACACCGCCCTTCGGCTGGTCGAGGGTCCCCCGTTCTCCGACCTTCGCGAAACCGGTTGGAGTTGGCTGCTCGACGCCGAGTCCCGCGACGACGAGATCCTGGCCTGCGCGATCGTCGACGTCGCGCACGACGTCGTCACGGACGCACTCCGGGAAGAAGACCTGGATCGAGCAGCCGAAGCTGTCAAGACAGCGACGCTGGCCTCTCCCTACGACGAGATCGCGCGCGTAGACCGCGCCGCCGTGCTCGTTGCGCAGGGACACGAGGACGCGGCCCGGAAGTTCCTTGCGTCGGCTGTGCACAACCGAAGCGACGACCACATGGCACCTATCGAAGTGCCTCGCAGCACAGCGGCCCGTATCCCAAACCCGGGTCGGCGCGGCCGCTGA